The nucleotide sequence ggcataacacacacacacacactcgtTCACACGCActcaccacacacgcacacacccacatagacacacacacactgtacacgcacacacacatacacaacaacacacacacacacatacacgggtacacctacacacacacacacagcgcAGCCCACCCTACACATACACTATACTGCACACACACACCTGGCACTGATCAACCAAACAACAAGGTAATTAATTACTTAGGTTCGAATTCGAAATGATCCATGCTCCCACAGCAACAAACTCGCCAGAGTTCGTCTTCGGGGAAAGTATGCATGCACATGCAGCGGATAACAGGGCTGAGATTGAAGGTGAGAGCTCAAAGTTCTCGGGTCTTCAATGGCAGAGCGCTCGGAGTTGATCTGATGTTGCATGCAAAGCTACAGTCGTGTTCCCTATGTCCCAAAGGTTCGAAGTATCAAGATTTGGGGTTAAATTTGTGAAGGAATGAACGCTGGTGGTGGCCGGTTTCCTTCTCGGCATCGGAGAGATAAaagaaagtgtttagagagagagTACGAGGAAATGGAAGAAAGAGAGGAATGAGAAGGAAGAGATAAGAAACTCGGGGGACAAAAAATTCAGGGGTGGGCCCTttgggctcaccaattaaaaactaaaaaccatttttttaaaaatagaaAGTGGGTGGGGTTGTAACATTGGCCGAGAAGCACACGCTATAGGACGAGGCCAAACAATCATGCAGGAACAAGTAAAAAAATAGGCGCATGGACTGTTCCCTAAACAGAGATAACTCAGCGCCTGAAACGTTCACCAAGTTCATAGTTCCGATTGGCTAGATTCTCCGTAAGCTCAAGAATGAACCATGGTTCGAACTGCCACCACCCATGAAGGGTGATCTTACCAAACTGGATCAGACAAATTATTGCGCATTCCGCTAAGGGCTAGATTGCATTACCAATGACTGCCTGAAATGGAAGCAGTACCTCGAGAAGCTGACGAAGGAAGACTGGTGTGACAATACATCGACAAGCCAGTTGCACAGCTTACACAAGTAGCGAAAACCAACATTGAACCCCTATTGAAGATGACTCGGATTAATGGCATCTTTGCCAGGTCAGAGCACTCTTGGTCCACATTTAGCAATGTGAAGGAATGCCTGGGGAAATCTCTCATCACCTCCTGAACTTCGTCCAGGCCTATCCAAATAAGTTCGAGACCTTAAGCAGTCCGACAAACAAGACCTCGCAGGCCAAGGATTATcctagttgttatgcagtttctacTTTCCAGCATAGTTGATACATTTATTTATTCTCAATAAAGATCCAATAAGTCATTCACAAACCTGGCTCAACTGCTGCCTACAACAACTGCTCAAAACCTCATCTGggtatgctctccagtgcgagagcgTAAACTAATCCCTCGACAGCCATCTGGGTATGCTCTCAAGCACGAGAGAgtaaactaattccctgacATCCATATAGGTATGATCTCCAgagcgagagggtaaactaatgccccgacacccatctgggtatgCTCTCCaacgcgagagggtaaactaattcctcgaCACCCCATATGGGTATGCTTTCCAGTGCGATAGGGTAATCTTATTCCCCGACACCTATTTGGGTTAGCTCTCTAACGCGAGAAGGTAAAATGCTTCGGAATATCCAGAAGTGGATGGATTGTTCGACTGCTCAATCCCCCTGAATGCATTGACTACCTTCGCCAGACGACTCCCAGAATTGACCACAATAGACTTTTTCCTAAAAAAACTTAGCCGACTGAAGGATTCAATTATGCGAGAGCCCAGGTCTCTAACCGGAAGAGACGTAAAATGCAGGATCCCTGCCCATGAAAGAATTCGTGTGACTAGATGGTCCGtccttggcttgcaactcttcATGACCGTAACTCGGCTCTAAAGTGTTGCAATACTAGTTAAACGACCAGTGGAGTCAAGTTACAATCGTTGCCCAAGATATCTGTATCGAGCTGCGTACAGCTTAGAAGATCAAGGGACCGTCAACTCAGAAGGATATGGCCTCTGAGGCGCGATTTCGCCTACACCTTTAGCCTAAAACGCCTTCAAGAGCCAGGCACGACGCCTAAGTGGTCACGCGGGCCGTTTGCTTTTATAAGTAAGATGCCCTGCCGACGACCCAACGGCTGGCAGCCCAAGGCAATCTGTAAGCCGAGACTTACACTTGCTATGACTATGTGCACCCATCTGTCATTGCCATGTCAGCAAGAACAATTTAAGTTTTACCGAGGGACCTCTAGATTAAACTAGATCTAAAGGTTGAGAAGAAGTGcaaaaatatttatcaaaatcTTTGTCCTTCGATCCTATctcatatatataattttggttaGAACTGTAAACTGCCATAACTAAACCGCCGTGAACAAATTATAAGattagtaataaatttaagcaAAACTGGACTGAACTGGATGGTGCCTACCGCTATATCTAAGCATTAAACTAAGCAAAGATGGAGAGGGGTAGATACAAAGTAGCAAGCAAGGGATGAGAAAGTAGTTGCCCGCAGAGACTAAATCAATTATACTAGTTGACTTGGTTACAAAAGTTTTATTCAAGGAAAATCATCGAaagatataaaataaaaaagagaaccCAATTTACCCTACCCAAGCACCTTACTTTCCGTGAACAAAAATTCAATGCGTTCACACATATGAGGAAAATCATATTTAAGTCTTTACCCACAAAGTTCTTTTCTCCTTCCACTGGTTTCAACTTTGATCAGCAGACCATCTGATGAAGATCTTGACAATGACATCTTGACAATGACAGCTAATCTACATCCGGTGGGTCATCGTAGCACCTGAGTCACGCACTTGTTAGTTTGTTATTAAGCCCAAAATGTCACAATTACCAAATTTCCACAACTCTTTAATTAAAGATATAAGTAAACCAAAACATTCGAAAATGAACGAGCAGACCTTGAGATAGAAAATGCATGCCTTCCCGGAATTGGCTTCGATGAACTATAATTTATCTAATTACGAGAAAAACAAGTGGTAAATTGCCCTTATAGTTAAGGTAATTCTCTTTAACCCACTGTAATTAGGCACTAACAATGGACTTGTTACTTGTAAGtacaaaagaagagaaaaaaacgAATGCTTGATAATATATCAAAGATGGAGAACGGAGTATTTGAGATGAATAGAATTTATTAAGTTATTGAAATATTATGGTGCTCCGGAATGTCTATACAGCTATACTAAAATATCAtgaaagagatgaaaaaaaattacccaACTCAAGCACCTTTACCTTCGGCGAACAAAAATTCGAAGCGTTCAGACACATAAAGAAAGACAAATTAAAGGAACCTCATCATCAGTTCACACCTTTTATTAAAGCTAGCTGATTAGTCAAAAGTCACAAGGGCATGTTAGTGGCAAAAACACGGTAGCCATTAGGGCCCCCTTCCCTGCCTTCCGGCGCTTTATTTTCAAACTTCGTTGCTCGACTTCATCCAATCCAATTTGATCTCGACAAGGACTACCGTAGCATTtgggtgacaaattttttggTGTGTTATTAGTTTAGGATGTTACAGTAAATGTAAGTCAGTCTTCAATTAAAGATAAGACCAACCGAAATCATTTGCATTTTTAAATCCAATGGGCGAAACCTTGAAATCGAAATTCAGTTCCAACTCCAAAGGCCAAGACAACAGGGAGACCGAATTATCTCTTCAAATCATctttttaaaacttttaaaaCTTTCATGGACATCATATTATTCAATTTATATGAGAAATTATATAGCAGCTTCATGCTCTAACTTGCAACAAACAATCACCAACATTACACAAATTCCACAATCACCAAATTGTGCCAGTAGCCAGCAATTTGAAAAGTCTTGttactgtttgggcccaaatttACACATTCGGCCCGCGTAATCGAGGCCGTTGAGTGAGCATAGCTTCACACCGTCGGATGAGAAATAGAAGTAAttcattttgttattattaaaggataatgttatgatgttttatcataattatcttttaataatagtTTATTATGAAGGTTGAGATGTATTTCCAACTGGAAACATGTCAGCACAGTTCAAGTTGATATCCGGATGTGGGTGTGCGGCATAGTTCAAAatggattttaaaatttatttaggTAGGATCAGGATACATGATGATGGCCTTGGGTGATGGATAAGACAAGGAGTCTAGGAAGGCTAAGCTTTTGGTAGAGATGTGATAAGCCTAGGTGGTAATGATGATACAAGAAACCTAGGTAGACTAGGTTTTTGCATGGTGATAAAGTTTTCTACTGGAGGTTTTTAATTAGATCAGAAGCCTAGATGGGCTAGGTTTCTGGTGTGGTATGACAAAGCCTAGATAAGCTTTATTTTAGAAGTTGCGAAATCTGAAGGCCACGAATCAGATTTATTTCAGCTAGTTAGAGTTGCAGTCAGACTCTACACAATTATCTAGCCGTGCCAAGCAAGTACCTCAgtcctataaatacagaggcaATGGCAATAAGAAAaggacctccaattcaacatacaaaactgccctgcgcaaaccctctcaacaactttgagatttttttattttcttttttgccgACACAttttcagttggcataaacagcactatggaggcaaccggtgatatcttcagttggcataaacagcactgtagccgtagaatcagccaatctcgcagcatcttcagttggcacaaacagcactgcgtcgaggccaactggttacctatccaagtctcggtcgaaaaggattttcgaatccttgttggtcgaggtcatctcattagcctcggcgaagtgaggtgttacgagttactacattcggcacattggaagccgaatttgatattgaacttcactaagttagcagccttgtcttcaggctctagaacccgaaggccgagacaagttccttcctcggccgcaatcgcaagacgcagaagtcagccgcgcacccaacgcaacatcaacatattttactcctcggccaagCTGCACACAAccaaatgacgtagttagcttatagattaatcggcatgcgcgccacgtaggcttggtagtttttagggtcaacagttaCATATAGTggatacaattaaaacataattgttaCATATATAAGGTTACATTGGTAGTTTGAAAAGTCTTGTTATGCATATCAATCACTGCTTAACTGTGCACGTGGAAAACATAATACTCATTGTTGTTATTTCATGGACACGCATGATCTTTAACATCCTCtaagttttttcttaattttgtttttcatcgAGGCCAACTAGGTTGTGGTCATACTCACTAAATTCCGGGGAACAACATACGTGCATTATAACTAGTGAACAATCCCGCTTCTCATATTAAGATGTAGCAATGCACACCATATGCACACCAAAtgcacattaaaaaatttcacaaatttttgCAATTAGACACTTGAACCAGAAATTGTTTCATCCCAGTTTTGTAGCCCGTCAAAACCTGAAATTTATTCCACAGCCTATAGACCCCAACAtgaaaacaaaccctaatttaacttcTACTCATTAATTCATCTTACAAACAACTCATTTATTCCATAAATCATTGATGAATGAACTTGGAACTAAACACTCTACCTTATTATGCCTGCCGAAGCTTTAATCGccggaaaaaatggaattttctGGTCAAAACggaaaatatggtacaaaaccCAGTTCACTCTTCTTACCTCTCTCTCGCATCCCTTTGTTCGAAATCAAAGGTATGAAgtcaacccaaaacccagcTCACTCTTATCACCTCTCTTTGGACTTCCCTTTCTTCGAAATCGAAGCTCAGAGATCTAAGCTCAACCCAGAAACCTAGAGATCTCAGAGCTCTCTTGGCATCCCTCTCTTCCAAATGAGAAAAGTGATGCAATGGGCTTCTgatttttagtatttatatgtGGGTATTATAGTAATTTCGATTTTGTACATGGTGTGTATGGTCGATTTGTCCTATTTTtgtcccaagattaagaaattgtccCATTTTGGGGTATTTCCCTTATATTTTTAAATCTTTTTCTATTGTAGTTCATCATTCTTTATGATTGGTCATGCATGTTCTTCGTTGTGTGATCCAATTACTATCCTTTACCATGAAAATCCTTTGATTTTTTTACGTGCTCTAAATATATGTTTCCAAGATtcaattgatttattattcgGAACCATGAAGCGAACCAGAACCATTGTGAACCAAACCGTACGGTTTTAGaaataaatttaaatgaaaCTGCACCGAACTGAACCATTGATCTTTCCCGGTTCAAATTTGAGGGTGGAACTAGGCAGAACCAAACCATGCCCACCCctgggtatttatagaaaaaaattataattttttgtatatttttctgtatttttaataatttttaataactTTACCTAACTTAATTAATATGGATTGTtggattacaaaaaaaattgtaatccaacactccagattttGACACGTGTAGCCAACAGtaacaattaaatttttttcttcttctgattttccatctttttttttctacctttttagCAGAAAAATCTAGACTATTGATCGGAAAATCCAACGGACCAATCATCACCACTACCAATTTAGTTTGATTTCACATAAAAAGGTATTACACAATCATCACCACTACCTATCTCACCATCATATTATGATGAAATCAAACTAAACGGGTGTTAATGGTTTCCCATAAACAATTCAATGAATTGATTTGCCACCTATATTTTCAAAGCTATTGAACGGTCATAAGAAAGTCCAAAACTCAGCCGGGAATTATGTGTCTTGTCCCAAGTAAGAGAGTCATGATACACTCCATCTCTCTTCCTATCTATTTAGGTAGGGGTGGGTATTAAAACCGCCAAACTGGAAAACCAAATCGaccgtattaaaaaaaaaattgaaaaataccATGTTGACCGAAAAAGTAAAAAACCGAGTTAAGAACAGAACCGGACTGGCTCAGATCTGTTCCGATCCCGATTTTGTAGTACTAGGAACTGGCCTCAACTGATTATaaatatttgtttaagtttatTAGTTTTAtgaatgtatgtatgtatttaaCCAGTATTTATACATGTATTATGGCCACTCAGAACTGGTTATTGTTTTCACTTGTgagtgaaaggtcttaggttcgaatctcgtagatggtaaattcgataccaaattaggttgctcatTGTATGGCTTAAACGAACTCTCCCTccccttaatgtaaaatatatcgttgtatttaaaataaaataaaaaagatgtaCTATGTGTATATGTATGTAAATCATGTTCTGTACTCTTTTAACTAGCATTGGAGCAATTAACCATTATGTACACTTTAATTTCAATTTAGGATGTACACCATTATGTACACTTTAATTTCAATTTAGGATGTACACATTGATCTTGATTTGAGGTCTATTAGGTTATTGAAAATTTTATAGTGATCCAGAATATCGTATGTAGTATCTCCTAGAATCATCAAAGAGATGAGGAAACAGAAAAACCCAAACTCAAGCACCTTTACCTTCCGCGAACAAAAATTTAAAGCGTTCAGTCTCATGAAGAGTCGAGGACAGACAAATTAAGGGAACATCATCATCAGTTCATACCTTTTATTAAAGATCATGCATGGTAGCAGCAAACACCCAGTAGCCAATAGGCCCCCCTTCCCGGCCTTACGCGCTTTATGTACAAACTTTGTTGCTCGATTTCATTTTTTGGTCAGCAGAGCATCCAATGCAATTTGACCTCGACAAGGACTACCCTAGCATTTGGACGACATACTTCTTGGTGCGTTATTAGTTTAGGATGTCACGGCGGGTTTAAGTCGGTCTTCAATTGAAGATAAAACCAATCGAAAGCATTTGCATTTCTAAATTAACGAGCAAAACCTTGGAATTGAATTCACTTCCAACTCCAAAGGCCAAGACAACGAGGAGTCCGAATCAGCTTTTTAAAGGCTGCCCGTAAGGGTTCACGAAACATTAATGGGCATCATATCATTCAGTTTGCATGAGAAATTAATAGCAGCTTCATGCTCTAACTTGCAACAAACAATCACCAACACCAGTGACGGTCTCAGGCGCAACAAACAATCACCAAAACTTGCAACAAAACATGAAATGAATTCCAAAACATCATGATACATACGGCCTTTTCTTCTTCTGAGAAGCGATACATACGGCTTTAACATAGTCAGAATATATGAAGAATGTTAATGACGTGCAAAGATTTTACTCCAAGGAAACATCAGAAGTTTACAAATTCAAGAAAAACAGAATGAAGTGAAAGATACCTTACCtgtaaaataaaacttaatttcAGCATTTGGTCCATTGTTGCCCATCCCAATATTACATTTCAATAATTTCTTCAGACTCATCACTTCCGTAGGCTTCATACTCATCACGTCCACCGCTTTCACCACTCGAACTTGTTTCAGACTCATCACTTGATTCTTCAGGTTCATAACTtccactggcttcaggttcatCACTTGATCCATTGGCTTCAGAATCATCTTGTCCCGCACCTTCTTCTACTTGTGTTTCCTGTGACATCACATCAAGTCTTAATTTCTCATCATCTTCAGCATACAACGGGCATATCCCACACCTTTCCACCTCCACATATTTCGGCATTTTAACCTTCATACTTTTCGACACTTTTCGACGCCTTTTGATCGTGGGCTTTGGACTCATCAATTCTCCATCGTCTTTCACTTCTAGATCATCAGAAGTACCCACTGGAATGAAGTAAACAGAGGCCTCACTGACATGTTTGTAGAAATCGGCAGAGCATTTTACTCCCTCTACTGCAAGTTCAAAGGCATTATACCACACATGCACGTGATATCGACTGAAATTGTAGTCATACCATCCACCATCCTTATGCGGAGAATAAAATTTAGGACAACTGATATTATGGCTCTCACCATTATCAGTTTTGAACTTGAAATTGACTTCCACCCACATAAGCGGATAAAAGTCGTATGCAATAACAACAGAGAAAGAGAAACCCAAGAAACCTTTTCGAAACCAATCCCGAGGAAGCTTGATTGAAGATCCCTCATTTTGATAGCTGAACCAACTTGGAATTTCTTTTCCCTGGTAAACAATGGTAAGCAAAGGCCGCGGATAAGAGTCCCTTTCCTGCAACATTTATAGACATCAGATTATTCAATTCAGCaacacgtgtgtgtgtgtgtgatagtgagagagagagagagagagagagagagagaagacacATACATTACCCTCTCTTCGTCCAACATTTGAGGACGTAGTTGCCACTCGCATAATTCTAAGTTGTGCATCAGCCATCATGTTGCTCCTTGCAGTCCAGTCCAATGCTCGACAATTATAAAATTTAAGAACCCCTCGAAAAAGTTCATATTTATCCCAACCTTGAACGAGTGCAGTCCTTGAACTTGACACTGTCTTCAGTGATGTGCAGCCATCGGCTTCAAGAATTTGTAGCACTGGGAGCTCTGGTAAAGATTGAAGCCTCTTGCAATTGTTTAAGCGCAGGCTCCGCAACTCAGAAGCTTGTTTGATGCTAGCCGGTATGCTGTTAATCATGGTTCCACTCAGTTCTAAATCTCGTAATGAGGCTAAAAGAATGAGGCCACTGGGGACTTTCAATATCCCACTGTAACAGAGGTCTAGTTTTTCCAAAGAGAGCAAACCGACTGAGAAGGGAGGCACTTTTTTAAGATGCAAACAATGGCGAAAGCTGAGAGTTTTAAGATTGGTTAAACTGCTGATGCTGCTCGGGTAGACCTCAAAGTTACTGCACAGACGAAGATCTAATGTTTGAAGCCCAATTAGATTTTCGATCGACGACGGAAGCTTTTTAACCCTTGTCCCAGCTAAACGAAGAAACTCCAGATGTTCCATCGGCTCCATGATTTCAGGGAATTTGAAAAATGCAGAGCAACCAGTGAGATCAAGTCTCTCGAGAGATTTCAACTTACAAATTCTCGTGGGAAGACTTGTAAGCATTTTGCAACCTGtcagttgaattttttttagaacaaaGAGAAACTCGATTGATGGATGTAGCTCTTTAACCGCTGTTCCTTCTAAACTAAGAAATTCCAGATGTTCCATTGGCTCAAATATTTCCgggaagtttttaaatttagagcAACCAGTGAGATCAAGTTCCTTCAGAGATTTCAACTTACAAATGCTGGGCGGGAGGCTCACAAGCCGTTCGCAATCATTCAGTTTAATTGTACTAAGACTAATGAGGCACTCCATTGATGATATGGGTAATACTTCTATTGATGTACAAGTCAAATCTAGCACACTGATATCCCTGGGAAGCTCAGAAAACTCGTCAAGAGATGAGCAGTATTCTAGACTAAAATAACCTGAGACCTTCAGCTTACAATTGTTGTTTGGAAGTTTCTTAAGGTCTCTACAATCTCCAATACccaaaaaagaaattttttggTGAGACCAAACTGATGGAGGTAACTCCTTTATACCACTGCCACGTAAACTTAAGTATGCAATATTGCCTGGCATCTTCGGAAGATACTTGAGACTCGTGCACCAAGCAAGTTCAAGAGAAGTAAGCTCGTGAAGATATTGAAAATATGAAGGAACTTCAACCAAACTTGTACAGTAAACAAGATTTATACACTC is from Malus sylvestris chromosome 5, drMalSylv7.2, whole genome shotgun sequence and encodes:
- the LOC126621283 gene encoding disease resistance protein RML1A-like isoform X1 encodes the protein MEFTGIFQVFIIIFITIMTLFYTFRCGLLKFSCWTPPNAASNDAADDDDHEEDDDIPPHQEKYDVFISFRGEDTRLTFTSHLHDALLQKKIETYIDYRLVRGEEIWPALLEAIQKSTLSVIILSKSYATSTWCLDELVHILECKEKYGQMVIPIFYDINPSEVRKQQGSYAHAFAQLEKRFKGNDKVHKWRAALATTANLSGFDNTTKKGTEADLVKHVVEDIWTKLTRESSCDLKGLVGIEGRIKQIESLLCLDSPDACNTVGIWGMGGIGKTTLAEAVFHRLSYKFEASCFLRNIREREQKDGLVQLRNTIVKEVFKEKDLNIETSTIGSTLVRKRLGSTKVLIVLDDVNDSRQLDQLRGDGVGSGPGSRIIITTRDMALLEGIVVDDKNIYEVRGLERDDALQLFRLNAFKNNTPITDYTRLSSMVVSYAGGIPLALKIMGSSFHGKSREEWEEELNKLKQFPNEKIQDVLKLSYDGLGRNEKEIFLDIACFHKGKHVDEVKRMVDIRGLFATSGIRVLIKKSLISIVSTRKTLEMHDLVQEMGRAIVLEQCIEEPGKRSRLFIAEDVYHVLKNRTGTSMVQAVFFDRSNIEELDLEGANFKQMSKLIFLGVDKSSTYRFNIYGKLNVSLDLPNSLRYIFWHAYPLESLPSKFSAINLVELHLPESQVEKLWDEDKILMNLKVFNMRSSRNLTELPNLSQSRKLECINLVYCTSLVEVPSYFQYLHELTSLELAWCTSLKYLPKMPGNIAYLSLRGSGIKELPPSVWSHQKISFLGIGDCRDLKKLPNNNCKLKVSGYFSLEYCSSLDEFSELPRDISVLDLTCTSIEVLPISSMECLISLSTIKLNDCERLVSLPPSICKLKSLKELDLTGCSKFKNFPEIFEPMEHLEFLSLEGTAVKELHPSIEFLFVLKKIQLTGCKMLTSLPTRICKLKSLERLDLTGCSAFFKFPEIMEPMEHLEFLRLAGTRVKKLPSSIENLIGLQTLDLRLCSNFEVYPSSISSLTNLKTLSFRHCLHLKKVPPFSVGLLSLEKLDLCYSGILKVPSGLILLASLRDLELSGTMINSIPASIKQASELRSLRLNNCKRLQSLPELPVLQILEADGCTSLKTVSSSRTALVQGWDKYELFRGVLKFYNCRALDWTARSNMMADAQLRIMRVATTSSNVGRREGNERDSYPRPLLTIVYQGKEIPSWFSYQNEGSSIKLPRDWFRKGFLGFSFSVVIAYDFYPLMWVEVNFKFKTDNGESHNISCPKFYSPHKDGGWYDYNFSRYHVHVWYNAFELAVEGVKCSADFYKHVSEASVYFIPVGTSDDLEVKDDGELMSPKPTIKRRRKVSKSMKVKMPKYVEVERCGICPLYAEDDEKLRLDVMSQETQVEEGAGQDDSEANGSSDEPEASGSYEPEESSDESETSSSGESGGRDEYEAYGSDESEEIIEM
- the LOC126621283 gene encoding probable disease resistance protein At4g19520 isoform X3; the protein is MVIPIFYDINPSEVRKQQGSYAHAFAQLEKRFKGNDKVHKWRAALATTANLSGFDNTTKKGTEADLVKHVVEDIWTKLTRESSCDLKGLVGIEGRIKQIESLLCLDSPDACNTVGIWGMGGIGKTTLAEAVFHRLSYKFEASCFLRNIREREQKDGLVQLRNTIVKEVFKEKDLNIETSTIGSTLVRKRLGSTKVLIVLDDVNDSRQLDQLRGDGVGSGPGSRIIITTRDMALLEGIVVDDKNIYEVRGLERDDALQLFRLNAFKNNTPITDYTRLSSMVVSYAGGIPLALKIMGSSFHGKSREEWEEELNKLKQFPNEKIQDVLKLSYDGLGRNEKEIFLDIACFHKGKHVDEVKRMVDIRGLFATSGIRVLIKKSLISIVSTRKTLEMHDLVQEMGRAIVLEQCIEEPGKRSRLFIAEDVYHVLKNRTGTSMVQAVFFDRSNIEELDLEGANFKQMSKLIFLGVDKSSTYRFNIYGKLNVSLDLPNSLRYIFWHAYPLESLPSKFSAINLVELHLPESQVEKLWDEDKILMNLKVFNMRSSRNLTELPNLSQSRKLECINLVYCTSLVEVPSYFQYLHELTSLELAWCTSLKYLPKMPGNIAYLSLRGSGIKELPPSVWSHQKISFLGIGDCRDLKKLPNNNCKLKVSGYFSLEYCSSLDEFSELPRDISVLDLTCTSIEVLPISSMECLISLSTIKLNDCERLVSLPPSICKLKSLKELDLTGCSKFKNFPEIFEPMEHLEFLSLEGTAVKELHPSIEFLFVLKKIQLTGCKMLTSLPTRICKLKSLERLDLTGCSAFFKFPEIMEPMEHLEFLRLAGTRVKKLPSSIENLIGLQTLDLRLCSNFEVYPSSISSLTNLKTLSFRHCLHLKKVPPFSVGLLSLEKLDLCYSGILKVPSGLILLASLRDLELSGTMINSIPASIKQASELRSLRLNNCKRLQSLPELPVLQILEADGCTSLKTVSSSRTALVQGWDKYELFRGVLKFYNCRALDWTARSNMMADAQLRIMRVATTSSNVGRREGNERDSYPRPLLTIVYQGKEIPSWFSYQNEGSSIKLPRDWFRKGFLGFSFSVVIAYDFYPLMWVEVNFKFKTDNGESHNISCPKFYSPHKDGGWYDYNFSRYHVHVWYNAFELAVEGVKCSADFYKHVSEASVYFIPVGTSDDLEVKDDGELMSPKPTIKRRRKVSKSMKVKMPKYVEVERCGICPLYAEDDEKLRLDVMSQETQVEEGAGQDDSEANGSSDEPEASGSYEPEESSDESETSSSGESGGRDEYEAYGSDESEEIIEM
- the LOC126621283 gene encoding TMV resistance protein N-like isoform X2; this encodes MEFTGIFQVFIIIFITIMTLFYTFRCGLLKFSCWTPPNAASNDAADDDDHEEDDDIPPHQEKYDVFISFRGEDTRLTFTSHLHDALLQKKIETYIDYRLVRGEEIWPALLEAIQKSTLSVIILSKSYATSTWCLDELVHILECKEKYGQMVIPIFYDINPSEVRKQQGSYAHAFAQLEKRFKGNDKVHKWRAALATTANLSGFDNTTKKGTEADLVKHVVEDIWTKLTRESSCDLKGLVGIEGRIKQIESLLCLDSPDACNTVGIWGMGGIGKTTLAEAVFHRLSYKFEASCFLRNIREREQKDGLVQLRNTIVKEVFKEKDLNIETSTIGSTLVRKRLGSTKVLIVLDDVNDSRQLDQLRGDGVGSGPGSRIIITTRDMALLEGIVVDDKNIYEVRGLERDDALQLFRLNAFKNNTPITDYTRLSSMVVSYAGGIPLALKIMGSSFHGKSREEWEEELNKLKQFPNEKIQDVLKLSYDGLGRNEKEIFLDIACFHKGKHVDEVKRMVDIRGLFATSGIRVLIKKSLISIVSTRKTLEMHDLVQEMGRAIVLEQCIEEPGKRSRLFIAEDVYHVLKNRTGTSMVQAVFFDRSNIEELDLEGANFKQMSKLIFLGVDKSSTYRFNIYGKLNVSLDLPNSLRYIFWHAYPLESLPSKFSAINLVELHLPESQVEKLWDEDKSRKLECINLVYCTSLVEVPSYFQYLHELTSLELAWCTSLKYLPKMPGNIAYLSLRGSGIKELPPSVWSHQKISFLGIGDCRDLKKLPNNNCKLKVSGYFSLEYCSSLDEFSELPRDISVLDLTCTSIEVLPISSMECLISLSTIKLNDCERLVSLPPSICKLKSLKELDLTGCSKFKNFPEIFEPMEHLEFLSLEGTAVKELHPSIEFLFVLKKIQLTGCKMLTSLPTRICKLKSLERLDLTGCSAFFKFPEIMEPMEHLEFLRLAGTRVKKLPSSIENLIGLQTLDLRLCSNFEVYPSSISSLTNLKTLSFRHCLHLKKVPPFSVGLLSLEKLDLCYSGILKVPSGLILLASLRDLELSGTMINSIPASIKQASELRSLRLNNCKRLQSLPELPVLQILEADGCTSLKTVSSSRTALVQGWDKYELFRGVLKFYNCRALDWTARSNMMADAQLRIMRVATTSSNVGRREGNERDSYPRPLLTIVYQGKEIPSWFSYQNEGSSIKLPRDWFRKGFLGFSFSVVIAYDFYPLMWVEVNFKFKTDNGESHNISCPKFYSPHKDGGWYDYNFSRYHVHVWYNAFELAVEGVKCSADFYKHVSEASVYFIPVGTSDDLEVKDDGELMSPKPTIKRRRKVSKSMKVKMPKYVEVERCGICPLYAEDDEKLRLDVMSQETQVEEGAGQDDSEANGSSDEPEASGSYEPEESSDESETSSSGESGGRDEYEAYGSDESEEIIEM